The Cupriavidus nantongensis genome has a segment encoding these proteins:
- a CDS encoding Bug family tripartite tricarboxylate transporter substrate binding protein, translating into MQQSRRNWLAQAGTLAGAAILGNAGQAFAQQPYPAKPIRLIVPYPAGGGTDTVGRLIGQRLAESLGQPVVVENKPGASGMLGNDTVAKAPADGYTLLLAITALIQSPALYKRTPYDVAKDFTPVSLIAKSSDLFVVPNRVPARTMREFLALAKSGKLSYGSYGNGTSSHLHGELLRQQAGIEITHIPYKGAAPLMSDLLGGQVDSAFVDVTSANPYLTSGKFRILGITGTQRYKALPNVPTFSELGLAGFEPNGWFGLFLPGNAPKDVTAKLAAETARIVRLPEVTAKLAGMGLQPVGSTPQELAAVVAGDTPKWARIVRDANIQLD; encoded by the coding sequence ATGCAGCAGAGCAGACGCAACTGGCTGGCGCAGGCCGGCACCCTGGCCGGCGCGGCCATCCTTGGCAACGCGGGCCAGGCCTTCGCCCAGCAGCCGTATCCCGCCAAGCCGATCCGGCTGATCGTGCCATACCCGGCCGGCGGCGGCACCGATACCGTGGGGCGGCTGATAGGCCAGCGCCTGGCCGAAAGCCTGGGCCAGCCGGTGGTGGTCGAAAACAAGCCCGGCGCCAGCGGCATGCTCGGCAACGACACCGTCGCCAAGGCGCCGGCCGACGGCTACACCCTGCTGCTGGCGATCACCGCGCTGATCCAGTCGCCGGCGCTGTACAAGCGCACCCCGTACGACGTCGCCAAAGACTTCACCCCGGTGTCGCTGATCGCCAAGTCGTCCGACCTGTTCGTGGTGCCCAACCGCGTGCCGGCCAGAACCATGCGCGAGTTCCTGGCGCTGGCCAAGTCCGGCAAGCTCAGCTATGGCTCGTACGGCAACGGCACCTCGTCGCACCTGCACGGCGAACTGCTGCGGCAGCAGGCCGGCATCGAGATTACGCACATCCCGTACAAGGGCGCGGCGCCGCTGATGAGCGACCTGCTCGGCGGCCAGGTGGACAGCGCCTTTGTCGACGTAACCTCGGCCAACCCCTATCTCACCAGCGGCAAGTTCAGGATCCTGGGCATCACCGGGACCCAGCGCTACAAGGCGCTGCCCAATGTGCCGACCTTCTCCGAGCTGGGCCTGGCCGGGTTCGAGCCCAATGGCTGGTTCGGGCTGTTCCTGCCCGGCAACGCGCCCAAAGACGTGACCGCAAAACTGGCCGCCGAGACCGCGCGCATCGTGCGGCTGCCCGAAGTGACGGCAAAGCTGGCCGGCATGGGTTTGCAGCCGGTCGGCTCGACGCCGCAGGAACTGGCAGCCGTGGTCGCCGGCGACACGCCCAAGTGGGCCAGGATCGTGCGCGACGCCAACATCCAGCTCGACTGA
- a CDS encoding enoyl-CoA hydratase/isomerase family protein, protein METIRFALEDGVATLTLDAPARKNALSLQMREEIGEVIRRIRDDDSVRALILTAAGTDFSSGGDISSMQVEISAEQGRRRLRKLHGWLEDLIQLDVPVIAAVDGAAYGAGFSLALTADIILATPRARFGLPFLRMGLVPDCGVFYTLPRMIGLQRAKALMFSMRELDAQAAQDLGIVMEIVPADGLQARARALAQAFTEASPVAVSLTKQALNASLGQDLGTMLAMEADAQGIAFSTGYRREAADRFMAKQPLRYRWPD, encoded by the coding sequence ATGGAAACCATCCGTTTTGCCCTGGAGGACGGCGTCGCCACGCTGACGCTGGACGCGCCGGCGCGCAAGAACGCGCTGTCGCTGCAGATGCGCGAGGAGATCGGCGAAGTGATTCGCCGGATACGGGACGACGACAGCGTGCGCGCCCTGATCCTGACCGCCGCCGGCACCGATTTCTCGTCGGGCGGCGACATCAGCTCGATGCAGGTCGAGATCAGCGCCGAGCAGGGCCGCAGGCGGCTGCGCAAGCTGCACGGCTGGCTGGAGGACCTGATCCAGCTCGACGTGCCGGTCATTGCCGCGGTCGACGGCGCCGCCTATGGCGCGGGCTTCAGCCTGGCGCTGACGGCCGACATCATCCTCGCCACGCCGCGCGCGCGCTTCGGGCTGCCGTTCCTGCGCATGGGGCTGGTGCCTGACTGTGGCGTGTTCTACACGCTGCCGCGCATGATCGGGCTGCAGCGGGCCAAGGCGCTGATGTTCTCGATGCGCGAGCTCGATGCGCAGGCGGCGCAAGACCTTGGCATCGTCATGGAAATCGTGCCGGCCGACGGCCTGCAGGCGCGCGCCCGGGCGCTCGCGCAGGCATTCACCGAGGCCTCGCCGGTCGCGGTCAGCCTGACCAAGCAGGCGCTCAATGCGTCGCTGGGCCAGGACCTGGGCACCATGCTGGCGATGGAGGCGGACGCGCAGGGCATCGCCTTCTCCACCGGCTACCGCCGCGAAGCCGCCGACCGTTTCATGGCCAAGCAGCCGCTGCGCTACCGCTGGCCGGACTGA
- a CDS encoding acyl-CoA dehydrogenase family protein, protein MGSQDQHAAPAARQTPWMNEDLEMFRDTVRRFVERELAPNEARWAEQGYIDRDVWRRAGQIGLLCASVPEQYGGGGGTFAHEAIITQEMSRAVCTSLGNNVHSGIVAHYLLRYGTEAQKQKWLPQMASGELVAAIAMSEPGAGSDLKAIRTRALREPTADGDCYRINGAKTFITNGYHADLICVVAKTDPETGSRGVSLVMVETRDLPGFRRGRILEKIGQKGQDTAELFFDDVLVPCDNLLGTQEGQGFYQLMQQLPQERMIIALGAVATMQRAIELTTDYVRQRKVFGQPLGDLQNTRFKLAECKTVATIAATFVDDCMQRLMDGQLDAATAAMAKWWCTQQNCQVIDECLQLHGGYGYMLEYPIARMYANARVSKIFGGSNEIMKELVARTL, encoded by the coding sequence ATGGGATCCCAAGACCAGCACGCGGCGCCCGCCGCACGCCAGACCCCCTGGATGAACGAAGACCTGGAAATGTTCCGGGACACCGTGCGCCGCTTCGTCGAGCGCGAACTCGCCCCCAACGAAGCGCGCTGGGCCGAGCAGGGCTACATCGACCGCGACGTCTGGCGCCGCGCCGGCCAGATCGGCCTGCTGTGCGCCAGCGTCCCCGAGCAATACGGCGGCGGCGGGGGCACCTTCGCCCACGAGGCCATCATCACCCAGGAGATGTCGCGCGCGGTGTGCACCAGCCTGGGCAACAACGTCCACAGCGGCATCGTGGCGCATTACCTGCTGCGCTACGGCACCGAAGCGCAGAAACAGAAGTGGCTGCCGCAGATGGCCAGCGGCGAACTGGTGGCCGCGATCGCGATGTCGGAACCCGGCGCCGGTTCCGACCTCAAAGCGATACGCACCCGCGCGCTGCGGGAACCGACCGCGGACGGAGACTGCTATCGCATCAACGGCGCCAAGACTTTCATCACCAACGGCTACCACGCCGACCTTATCTGCGTGGTCGCCAAGACCGATCCGGAAACCGGGTCGCGCGGGGTGTCGCTGGTCATGGTGGAAACCCGCGACCTGCCCGGCTTCCGTCGCGGCCGCATCCTGGAAAAGATCGGGCAGAAGGGCCAGGACACCGCCGAGCTGTTCTTCGACGACGTGCTGGTGCCGTGCGACAACCTGCTCGGCACGCAGGAAGGGCAGGGCTTTTACCAGCTGATGCAGCAGCTGCCGCAGGAGCGCATGATCATTGCGCTGGGCGCGGTCGCCACCATGCAGCGCGCGATCGAGCTGACCACCGACTACGTGCGCCAGCGCAAGGTGTTCGGCCAGCCGCTCGGCGACCTGCAGAACACGCGCTTCAAGCTGGCCGAATGCAAGACCGTGGCGACCATCGCCGCGACCTTCGTCGATGACTGCATGCAGCGCCTGATGGACGGCCAGCTCGACGCCGCCACCGCGGCGATGGCCAAATGGTGGTGCACCCAACAGAACTGCCAGGTCATCGACGAGTGCCTGCAGTTGCACGGCGGCTATGGCTACATGCTGGAATACCCGATCGCGCGCATGTACGCCAACGCACGCGTCAGCAAGATCTTCGGCGGCTCCAACGAGATCATGAAGGAGCTGGTCGCGCGCACGCTCTGA
- a CDS encoding PrkA family serine protein kinase has protein sequence MDIFGHYATRFEARKEEEYSIQEYLEICKKDPTAYATAAERMLAAIGQPELVDTHHDPRLSRLFFNKVIRIYPAFRDFYGMEDTIEQIVSFFKHAAQGLEERKQILYLLGPPGGGKSSLAEKLKALMEQIPIYALKGSPIHESPLGLFSPEEDGKILEEDYGIPLRYLNTIASPWAVKRLHEFNGDITKFKVVKLRPSVLSQIAISKTEPGDENNQDISSLVGKVDIRKLEDFPQDDPDAYSYSGGLCLANRGLLEFVEMFKAPIKVLHPLLTATQEGNYKGTEGFGAIPFDGVILAHSNEAEWQTFKADKNNEAFLDRIYIVKVPYCLRVSDEVKIYDKLLRSSSLSAAPCAPNTLKMMAQFAVLTRIKEPENSNIFSKMRVYDGESLKDVDPKAKSYQEYRDYAGIDEGMNGLSTRFAFKVLSKVFNFDNTEVAANPVHLLYVLEQQIEREQFPPEQEAKLLSYIKEYLTTPFVEFIGKEIQTAYLESYSEYGQNIFDRYVVFADLWIQDQEYRDPNTGEILDRNALNDELEKVEKPAGISNPKDFRNEIVNFVLRARANNGGKNPVWTSYEKLRMVIEKRMFSTTEDLLPVISFNAKSSREDQDKHENFVNRMVEKGYTPKQVRLLVEWYLRVRKSS, from the coding sequence ATGGACATTTTTGGCCATTACGCTACGCGGTTCGAAGCTCGCAAGGAAGAGGAATACAGCATCCAGGAATACCTGGAGATCTGCAAGAAGGATCCGACTGCCTACGCGACTGCTGCCGAACGCATGCTCGCCGCGATCGGTCAGCCTGAGCTGGTGGATACCCACCACGATCCCAGGCTGTCCCGCCTGTTCTTCAACAAGGTCATTCGCATCTATCCGGCCTTCCGCGACTTCTACGGCATGGAGGACACGATCGAGCAGATCGTCTCGTTCTTCAAGCACGCGGCGCAGGGCCTGGAAGAGCGCAAGCAGATCCTGTATCTGCTGGGGCCTCCCGGCGGCGGCAAGTCCTCGCTCGCGGAGAAGCTGAAGGCGTTGATGGAGCAGATCCCCATCTACGCGCTGAAGGGGTCGCCCATCCACGAATCGCCCCTGGGCCTGTTCTCGCCGGAAGAAGACGGCAAGATCCTGGAAGAGGACTACGGCATCCCGCTGCGCTATCTCAATACCATTGCCTCGCCATGGGCAGTGAAGCGCCTGCACGAGTTCAACGGCGACATCACCAAGTTCAAGGTGGTGAAGCTGCGTCCTTCGGTGCTGTCGCAGATCGCAATCTCGAAGACCGAGCCGGGCGACGAGAACAACCAGGACATCTCGTCGCTGGTGGGCAAGGTGGACATCCGCAAGCTCGAGGACTTCCCGCAGGACGACCCGGACGCGTACTCGTATTCCGGCGGCCTGTGCCTGGCCAACCGCGGCCTGCTCGAGTTCGTCGAAATGTTCAAGGCGCCGATCAAGGTGCTGCACCCGCTGCTGACCGCGACCCAGGAAGGCAACTACAAGGGCACCGAAGGCTTTGGTGCGATCCCGTTCGACGGCGTCATCCTGGCGCACTCGAACGAGGCCGAGTGGCAGACCTTCAAGGCGGACAAGAACAACGAGGCCTTCCTCGACCGGATCTATATCGTCAAGGTCCCTTACTGCCTGCGCGTGTCCGACGAGGTCAAGATCTACGACAAGCTGTTGCGCAGCAGTTCGCTGTCGGCCGCGCCGTGCGCGCCCAACACGCTGAAGATGATGGCGCAGTTCGCCGTGCTCACGCGCATCAAGGAGCCGGAGAATTCCAACATCTTCTCGAAGATGCGCGTCTACGACGGCGAGAGCCTGAAGGACGTCGACCCGAAGGCGAAGTCTTACCAGGAATACCGCGACTACGCCGGCATCGACGAGGGCATGAACGGGCTGTCGACGCGCTTCGCGTTCAAGGTCCTGTCCAAGGTCTTCAACTTCGACAACACCGAAGTGGCGGCCAACCCGGTGCACCTGCTGTACGTGCTCGAGCAGCAGATCGAGCGCGAGCAGTTCCCGCCGGAGCAGGAAGCCAAGCTGCTGTCGTATATCAAGGAGTACCTGACCACGCCGTTCGTGGAGTTCATCGGCAAGGAGATCCAGACTGCTTACCTGGAATCGTATTCGGAGTACGGGCAGAACATCTTCGACCGCTATGTGGTGTTCGCCGACCTGTGGATCCAGGACCAGGAGTACCGCGATCCCAACACCGGCGAAATCCTCGACCGCAACGCGCTGAACGACGAGCTGGAAAAAGTGGAAAAGCCCGCGGGGATTTCGAACCCGAAGGACTTCCGCAACGAGATCGTCAACTTCGTGCTGCGGGCGCGGGCCAACAACGGTGGCAAGAACCCGGTCTGGACCAGCTATGAAAAGCTGCGGATGGTGATCGAGAAGCGCATGTTCTCCACTACGGAGGACCTGCTGCCGGTGATCTCGTTCAATGCCAAATCTTCGCGCGAAGACCAGGACAAGCACGAGAACTTCGTCAACCGCATGGTCGAGAAGGGGTACACGCCCAAGCAAGTGAGACTGTTGGTGGAGTGGTATCTGCGCGTAAGAAAGTCATCGTAA